GGCATCCCCATGGGCGCCATCTGCCTCGGCCCTCGCGTAATGGAGAGCGGGCGCATCACTCGCGGCGTCCACGGCAGCACCTTCGGCGGCAACCCCCTGGCCTGCGCAGCCGCGCTTGCTACCCTCGACATCATCGAACAGGAAGCCCTGCCCGAACGCGCAACCATCCTCGGCGAACACGCGCTGGAAAGGCTTCGAGCCATACCCAACCCACTTATCCGCGAAGTGCGTGGCAGAGGCCTCTTGATCGGCATCGAACTCACACGCCGCGCGCAGCCATATCTCGAAAAGCTCACCGAACGAGGCGTCATCGCCCTGCTCGCTGGCCCAAACGTCATTCGCTTGCTGCCACCCCTTGTGATAACCCTGGAGCAACTGGATCGCGTGCTGGACGTGGTAGAGGAAGTGGTAACAACGCAGCCGGTAGGGGCGAGTGCTGTGATGGATGCGGAGCGGGGGAGCTTGCTCCGCTCTGGGGAGTTAGGGGATCGCTCGCTCGATTCCCACCATATTGTACTCGAGACAGAGGAAGCCGGGTTAGATGCCTCGCTTACCAACCCCGCAATCTCTCTCCTGCACAACATGCTCACCATCCCCAGCTATTCGGGCCAGGAGAGCGCGCTTGCTCGCTATCTTGTCGAACAGGCGCAGCAGATGGGCCTGCATGCCACCGTCGATGAAACCGGCAATTTCATCGCCAGCACGCACCCTCTTGACTGCGATACGCACCAGCAGCCCATCATCCTGCTCGGTCACATGGATACCGTGCGCGGCTACATTCCCGTCAGACTACAGGATGGCGTTCTGTATGGACGAGGGGCCGTAGATGCCAAGGGTCCTTTAGCGGCCTTCATCTGTGCAGCCGCCCGCATTGCGAACGACATACCTGGCGATTCCATCCATCATCCAATCATCGTAATTGGAGCCGTTGAAGAGGAATCCGCGACCTCAAGGGGCGCGCGTGCAGTCCTCGAACGCTACCAGCCCATCGCCTGCATCATCGGCGAACCCAGCGGCAGCCAGGCCGTCACGATTGGCTACAAGGGCAGGTTGCTGGTCGAATATAGCCTGTCGCGTCCGGTCCATCACAGCGCGAGCCAGCAGTCGAACAGTAGCGAGACGGCCATCACCTTCTGGAACCGCGTTCATAACCATGCTATTGAATGGAATGAGCAGCATTCCTCACATTCCGCGTTCGCCGCCCTCATGCCCTCACTCAGGAGCATCAATAGCAGCCAGGACGGCTTAGAGGAACACACACGACTGCTGATCGGCTACCGGTTGCCGCCCGATTACGATATCGCCGGCTTGCGTGAAATGTTAGAGCAATGGGCACGTGAAGACGATGCCAGCATCAACTTCCATGGCGAAGAAGCTGCCTTTCAATCCACGCGCGCGACGCCCCTTGCGCGTGCCTTCATCTCCGCCATTCGCGCTGCCGGAGGTCAAGCCATCTTCAAACATAAAACCGGCACATCGGACATGAACGTTGTCGGCCCCATCTGGGGGCAAAACATCGTCGCCTATGGCTCCGGCGACTCGCGCCTGGACCATACGCCGCAGGAACATATCCAGATTTCCGAGTATCTGCAAGCCATTGACATCGTGCAAAGAGTGCTGGGGGAACTTGCGCTCAGGAAGGAAACATTGTTATGAGATCGCTCGCCATTCTTGACTCGACATTGCGTGAGGGAGAACAGTTTGCCGGCGCCTTCTTTACTCTGGAGCAGCGGCTCAACATCGCGCGTATGCTCGATGCCGTCGGTGTGTCATTCATAGAGGTTCCGTCGCCCATCAGCTCGCCTGGCATGCGGCAGGCCATACAATCGATTTGCAAGCCTGGCCTGCGGGCGCATATCGTAGCGCACGTGCGCTGTGTTGAGGCCGATGTCGAGGCCGCGCTGGAAACACCCGTTTACGGTCTGAACCTCTTCTACGGCACATCGGCGGAGTTACGCACGTTCAGCCATGGCCGCCGCGTCGACCAGATCATCGCCGATGCCGTGCCACTGATCCGGCGCATCCGCGCCGCCGGTCGCTACGTGCGCTTCTCCTCCGAAGATGCCTTTCGTAGCGACCTCGTCGATCTACTGACCGTTTTTGATGCCGTCGTCGATGCCGGCGTGCAGCGTATCGGCCTGCCCGATACCGTCGGCATTGCTTGCCCGCGCCAGGTGGAGCAGCTCGTGCGCCTCTGCGCGGAACGCTACCCACACGTCGGTATCGAATTTCACGGCCACAACGACACCGGCTGCGCCCTCGCCAATACCGTCGCGGCCCTCGAAGGAGGCGCGGACTGCCTCGATGTCACCGTACTGGGCATCGGCGAGCGCAACGGCATCGCCCCGCTCAGCGGCCTGATTGCGCAACTCTACATTCACTATCCCGAGCTGCTGGCAAACTATGATCTTACGCAACTGGCCCCGCTTGACCACTATGTCTCGGAGTGCCTCCAGCTTCCCATTCCTTTTAATATACCCATCACCGCCCCGGGCGCATTTACGCACAAGGCGGGTGTGCATACCCGCGCCGTACTGAGGAATCCACGCGCTTATGAGGTGCTTGATCCGGGCGATTTTGGCCTGATGCGCCAGGTCGTTGTCGGTTCTCCCATCACCGGTCGCCATGCCGTCGGCCATCGCGCCGCGACATTAGGTTTGCAGCTCAGCAATGACGAAATCTGCCATCTCACCCACGCCCTCAAAGAGCGGACCGAGCAGGGCAGCTTAAATTCAGATGAAGTCGATGCATTTATTCATGCATGGTATCAAGAGAAAGGAAGTGTCGCATGGGAACGTTAACCGAAGAAATCTTCAGTCGCAAAGCCGGTCGTACCGTAGAGCAGGGCGAGACGGTCGTCGTGGATGTTGACCACGTCATGAGCCACGATACCACGACGCCCCTGGCAATCCAGGCGTTTCGTAAATTATCGCAGCAAAATGGCGGGCGCGTCTTCGATGCGCGTCGCTCGCACATCGTATTTGATCATATCATTCCGGCTGCGACCATCCAGGCTGCCACCCTGCATCGCGATGTCCGCACCTTCGCGCGCGAGCAGGATATCGCCATCTTACAGGAAGGCATCTGCCACCAGGTCATGCCCGAACGCGGCTACGTCGTTCCCGGCGATATCATCGTCGGAGCCGACAGCCACACCTGCACCTACGGCGCGCTCGGCGCTTTTGCCACCGGCATGGGTTCTACCGATATCGGTGTCGCCTATGCCACCGGGCGCGCCTGGTTTCGCATCCCAACCACCATCAACGTGCGTCTCTCAGGAGCCCTGCCGCATGGCGTCTACACCAAGGATGTCACATTTGAAATCGTGCGTAGGATAGGCGTCGACGGGGCTAACTATCGCGCCATCGAATACACGGGCGACTTCATTGAGAACTGTTCGGTAAGCGAGCGCCTGACCCTCTGCAACATGGCGATTGAGATGGGCGGCAAGGCTGGCCTCGTCGCCGCCGATGAAACCACCCGTGAATGGCTGCGTGGCCGCACCGAACGCGATTATCCCATGCTCAGGCCGCGCAACCCGCGCTACGAAAGCATCGTCGAAATCGATGTCTCAACCTTGCAGCCGATGATCGCCTGCCCGCCGGATGTCAACAATGTCGTTCCCGTTGAATCGGTCGAACACGTCAAAATCGACCAGGTCTTTCTCGGCACCTGCACCAATGGTCGCCTTGACGACCTCGCCATCGCCGCGCGTATCTTACAGGGCAGGACTATCCATCCAGAAACCCGCATGGTCGTCATTCCCGCTTCGCGCGAGGTCTACCTGGAAGCAATGCGCCTCGGCTACCTGGAAACATTCGCGCAGGCCGGCGCCTCCATTGGCACCCCAGGTTGCGGCCCCTGCATCGGCCGGCACTTCGGCGTACTGGCCCCCGGCGAGCGCGCATTAACCACCATGAACCGCAACTTCACCGGTCGCATGGGCGACCCCACCGCCGAAATTTACCTCGGCAGTCCGGCCTCCGTCGCCGCCACCGCCCTGACCGGCCACATTACCGATCCCAGGAACTTCGTATAGCCATATATGACATGTTGATTATATCTTTTTGTACCCGTAGGGACAGGGCCTGGTGCCTGTGCTGCTATCCGAGGAGGACAGGCACGGGCTTTATCTCAATCAAACGAAAGGAACCAACCATCATGGGACGTATCTGGAAGCTTGGCGACAACGTCAACACTGATGTCATCATTCCTGGACGCTACAACGTCACAACCGACCGCGCGCAGCTGGCGCGTTATTGTCTCTGCGAAGTATTGCCCGAATTTGCCCAACAGGTGCGGGCAGGCGATATAGTCATGGCAGGCCACAACTTCGGTTGCGGCTCATCACGCGAACACGCTCCGGCAGCTATACAGGCCTGCGGCGTGCAGGTCGTCATAGCCCGTAGTTTCGCCCGTATCTTTTATCGCAACGCCGTCAATATCGGCTTGCCCGTCCTGATCTGTGAAGAGGCCGTGCTAAATAGCGCCGATGAGCAGGAAATGGAGGTCGATCTCGCGCGCGGCATCATTTCCAACCGAACCACCGGGCAGATCTTCCAGGCCGAGCCATTAGATCCCTTCGTCGCCCGCATCGTCGCGGCCGGTGGCATCATCGAATACATCCGCCAGGAAGGAACCCTGCGATGATCCCGAAGCTCTTCGCCAGGAAGGAGCCGCTCGCATTACCTCCAACCGTCTGCGTCGTCGCCGGAGATGATGCCGCGCCCGAAGTCATGCATCCTGCTGTGGAGACCCTTCGTCTGCTCGCTCCCGGCATATGCTTCACCGGGGCGCTCAGTGGTCGTGAGGCCCTGGAGCGATTCGGCGATGCATTTCCAAAAGAGACGCGGGAGGCAATAGATAGTGCCGACTGCACGCTCTTCGGCGCAAGCGGTGGCCCCAGCAGGCCCGTTCTCTGGTATCTACGCTGGGGTAAAGAAACCTATGTCAATATTCGCCCCGTGCGCTGGTATCCTGGTTACAACAGCCCGATGGGCCATCCCGAACGCATCGATTACGTCATCGTGCGCGATAACCTGGAAGGTATGTATCCGCCTCGCGAGGGCAATCTTGCGGAGCTTGCGGCCTTACCCAGCAGCACTACATGGTGGCAGGCTCCCCCGCTAGAAAAACGGGGGAGCTACGCCGTCCGCATCTACACAGAAGAACAGATGCATCGCATGGCCGTCGCCGCCTGCGAGTTAGCCCTGTACCGTCAGGTCAATGGCTATCCTGGCCGCGTAACCCTGGGCGCCAAATACTCGATATTGCCGCGCACCGATGGCCGCCTGCGCGAAATCGTGCGCGAAACCGTGCATTCATATCCCGGCCTGAGCTACCAGGAATTCCTCATCGACGACCTGGCCCGGCGTATGATTGCCGAACCCGAAACGCTCGACGTAGTCGTCCTCTCCAACGAGCATGGCGACATTCTTGCCGACGCCGCCAGTGGCAGTATCGGAGGCCTTGGACTCTCACCCAGCGCCTGCTGCGGCGAATACTACGCCTACTTCGAGCCTGTACACGGCTCCGCGCCCGATATCGCCGGCAAAGGCATCATTAATCCCACCGCCATGTTATTATCCGGCGCTATGCTGCTCGACTATCTCGGCTATAGCGAAGAGGCCCGCCGGCTGGAGCGGGCAATACAGCAGGTCTATCATGAAGGGGAGGTCTTGACGCGCGATCAGCGAGGGAATGCAGGAACGATGGAGTTTGTGGAGGCGGTGCGTAAGCATTTGGATTGATGGGATACTGTAGGGACAGCGCCTTCTCCGCTCGACTTGCTTGAGTGTGATAGCACGCCGCCCTGCCTGGGGCAGGCAACCGCGAACAAGCGGCGTTGGCGAGGCGGGTAGGTGCCAGGTGCCTGTCCTCATTGGGATCACTTATTCTCCGTCTCGACTGTTGAAGTTCATCATAAAATTGCCTTTAGCTTTCCATAAAGGATGGTCGATTCTGTCCTCTTTCCCGGTTATACTTAAACCAGAAACGTCGTTAAGTATCAACTACAGAGAAAGAGGAAAACAATCATGACCAACATGCAGATGAAACTCGAACTGGTTATTGTCCCCGTTTCCGATGTTGACCGCGCCAAGGCTTTTTATACCGAAAAGATCGGCTTTAACGCTGACTATGACTTTCAAGTCCGCGAGGGCCTACGTTTTGTCCAGTTAACTCCTCCCGGTTCCGCCTGCTCGATTGCCATTGGGGATGGGATTACAGATATGCAGCCCGGGTCGCAAAAAGGTCTGCAAATGGTGGTGGAGGACGTGAGAGCCATCCGCGAGGAACTGCTCAAACGAGGCACTGAGGTGAGCGAGGTCGATGTGCAGGATTGGGGGCATTTCGTCTACTTTAACGATCCCGATGGCAATCGCTGGTCCTTGCAGCAACTCCCCAGGCGTGGCTAACCAGCATTTAGAAGTTCATGGGCCAGATTCAGAAGTGGAAGAGAGCAAGCGATCTGTTCTCTTCCACTTCCGCGAGCTTGTTGAGCCAGCTACTCAACCCGCAATGGCCCACGCCTCACACCCTCCCGCATCTCATCCAACTCCCCGGCAGGCACATACTCCACCCACCAGGTAGCTCCCGCCTCGGCCAGCGACTTGATCAAGGCGCGGTCCTGTTCCCAATCATCGCCACGGCTCCGCCCACCCAACATAACCTCATATGATTTTGCCCGCTGCTGTTCGCTTCTATGACTTTCGATGAATGACTTGAGTTCGCGCACTTCATCAGGCGTCCAATCGCTGAAATCGCCTGACCCGTGTTGCTTATAGAGACAACACCCATCATAACGCGCCGCCCGCAGCGATGGCCCTTTCAGCGGCCAGCCCCCGCCTACAATGATTGGAATACGTGGCTTTTGCACTGGCGCGGGCAAAAAAGTCATCTCATTCACTTGAAAGTATTGCCCCGAATAACTGAAAGGTTCTCCACTCCACAATCCCACAATGATAGCCAGCGCCTCGTCCAGCATCTTCGCCCGTTCCTTCGCCTCTCTCACCTCATGGACGCGACTGAAACCGGCCTCACCAGCATCACCCGAACCCACACCCAGCATAAAGCGCCCGTTCGACAATTCATCCAGCGCGACCGCCTCGCGAGCTACCTTCCATGGCCTTCGCCTGCTCAGCGGTGTCACCGACGTGCCTAAGCGCACTCGTTTCGTGCCAACAGTCATCGCCGCCAGCGCAATCCATGGATCGCACGTTGGCACCGCCCCATCGCTCTGATGCACAATGTAATCCTCGACAAAGACGCCATCCCATCCCGCTTCTTCCGCCAGGCACCCTAACTCGGCCAGCACTCGTGCATCCCCGCATACTCCGCCATTCGGGAGAGCAAGACCATACTGCATAGCAACCTCCTTGCAGAATAACCTGTAATACATTTGCTATAAACAGTATAGTCTGGCATCATGACATCTTCTGTCATATTTGCCTGACCCACGTGCGGGGAGAAACTTCTCCAAACATGAGTCATCCCAGCTTTTGACGAATGGGCTTGGAGAGGGCGACCACCAGGATGCGCCCTTACTATGACCGCGAAGCTTTCTTGTAAGGGATCGTCTCATAGTAAGGGCGACCACCAGGGTGCGCCCTCTGCCCTGGCCTCTGCCGCGAATTCGGGACTGAAACTAGGCGATAGTCTGCCCCGGCGTCATTTCGATCACCTCGACGCTTTCCAGGCCCAGTTTGCCCAACTCGTCCTTCAATTGTGCTGGCGTGCCGATCAGAATGGGGAAGGTGCCGTAGTGCATGGGAATGACATGCTTCACGCCCAGCAAACGTACCGCCAGCGCTGCCCCTTTCGGCCCCATCGTATAGAAATCGCCGATGGGCAGCATGGCAATATCAGGCGCGTACAGCTCGCGAATCAATTGCATATCTCCAAAAGCGCAGGTATCGCCCGCATGGTACAACTTGAGACCGTTCTCCAACTCGATCACATAGCCGACCGGCTCGCCTCCATACACCGTCTCCTCTCCCTGGCCGCTGATACCCGAAGAGTGGAATGCCGGAGTCATGGAAACGGTAATCCCCTGCACGTTCACGCTGCCCCCGATATTGAAGCCCACCACATTTTCGACGCCCTGCGAGCTGATCCAGCCCGCGGTCTCCACCATAGCCAGCACCTGGGCATGAAACTTCTGCGCGATCGGTACGACATCATTGATGTGATCAGAATGCCCATGCGTGACCAGGATCATATCCACTTTATCGAGCTGCCTGGCTTCAGCCGGGCTCTTCGGATTCCCCTCAATCCAGGGGTCAATCAAAATCACCTTGTTCTGCGGTGTTGTCACCTTGAATGTGGCATGTCCTAACCACGTGATCTGTGTTCCATTAAGTTGTGCCATACTACTTCCTCCTTTGGTATAGTAATCTCGTCCCTGCCCGCACTGGCAAAGACATGCTGCGAAATATCAATGACGCTCTGCCCCATCACCAGCGCCAGCGTGAAAATCGAATCGACCGGCGACTTGCCAGACTCAGGAAAAGCCCTGTAGGGACAGCGGCTTGTCCCTGTTCGCCTCGGGGCAAAGGGACAGGCACCAGGCCCTGTCCCTACAGGGCATTCCAAACGAATTGGTTCAAGTCCATGATTGGGGTCATATTTTGCGTCAATAAATAAAGTAAATCACATATTGCCGGTGGTTGTCACGTATACCTCTACGGATGTGCAAGATTTCCTGGTCTTCCAGGAAGCTCGCTCAATCATCGGGCAGGAAGGAATTGTGCAGCGTTCCTGTTCATAGTGCTTCCATTCCGCGGTCCGCGGCGACCTGACCGTCTTGCAACGGCGCATCCAGGAATTCAGTGAGCATTGGCAACAGGTAGCTCCGCGTCATGATTCCATGATAGGGAGGTGCCCAGCCCACATGCGTCGTGGCCGGAAGGATCGCGAGCGAGGATCGCGGCAGGCCGGCCAGATCGCCGTCTCCCTGACTACCGCCTAGCAGAGCAAAGAGTTCCAGCACGTGTGCCAGGCGCACGCCATCCGCATCCCCCACCAGGATCAGGGTGGGAGCTTTGATCCCTGCCACACCTGCTGTCCAATCATAGTCGGATGTCACCAGCTGCCTCACCTTCGCAACGAAGCCTGGCCAGCCCTCAGGCCTCGGCGAGGTTCGCAGATAAGCATCGTGGATGGGCGTTCCGGCAAACCCTTCAGGGCTTATCGCGCTCATAGCCACCAGGTCTTCAGGGTACCAGCCATCCCTTTTGAAAGCGGTCGAAGCAACCACCAGTTTCCGTACCACCTCTGGATGCCGGATGGCTGTTTGCAGCGCGACCCCACCTCCCAGGGAATAGCCGAAAATATCCGCCTTGTCCAGGCCGAGATGCCTGATCAGGGCCGCGATGTCGTCTGCCAGCCACTCGTAGCTCAATGGACGGCCGATATCGGCGGTATGCCCGTGTCCTTGCAGTTCCACGGCGATGACGCGCCGCGTTGCGGCAAGCTGCGGCACCAGTTCCCCCATCGCCTCAATAGTCCCGAAGGAGCCGGGAATCATCACCAGTGGCTCCCCGCTTCCATGAAGCTCGTAGTAGAGTTCCAGACCGTTGACCGGCGCGTAATTGCCTCTCTGGTCCTTGTTAGTAGTCATGCGAATCATTCCTTTTCAATGATTTGTACTGTCAGTATGTATGTCGGCACATTATGGATAATCACCGGTAATCACCGACTTGTCCTCTCCAATAAAATAGCATACTATAGTAGAAAACCTTTTCACAGGAACTAATATGTCTATACATTGGGAGAGAAGAAAACCATGGACATTCCTGTAGAGCAAATCAATCAGCTATTCGAACCCTATGACCCACAGCATTTATTGCTCCTCTGGACTGTCATGACCGTTTTCCTATTGATGGTCGCTATCATCGTAAGCGCCAGCGGCATCTATCCTACGCGCAGGAACTTCTGGCAGGTTGAACTGCTTGTCCTGGCCGGTGCTTATCTACTGAGCGCGGCCGGCTTTCTCTTATTTCACGTCAATGCTATATTTACCATCATGGCCGCCGTGTGTATCGCCTTTGTAATGCTCGGAGACGTGGGTCATAAAGAAAAGAATCCCTCTGCGGATGAGTATAGTGCTATGCTCTCTTCAAATAACCCCCTTCATTCAGACCCCGAACCCTGATAGATCACTCAATCGTCACTTTCGTATCCACAATCTCGCGCTGCCGGTACTCAGCGACCGGCCCATCAAGCGTTACAGTCTTCTCATCTCGTATATCAATGGAAGAGCCTCCAATGCTGAAAGTGAAATCTCCAGGCTCAGTCACAAACCGCATGCACGCATCATAGAAGGCGAGCCGCGATGGATGTACGCTAAATATTACTTGCCGCGTCTGTCCAGGTGCGAGAGCAACGCGCGCGAAACCGAGCAACATGCGCTGGGGACGCGCAACGGAAGCAACCACATCTCGATAATATAATTGTACTACCTCCTCACCCGCGCGCTCACCGCTGTTACCTACTTGAATCGAGACCTCGATCGGTTCAGTCGTCGTCTTCGCCTGTATGCGAAGATTGCTATAGACAAAGCTGGTATAGCTCAAACCATGCCCGAAGGCAAATAGCGGGGTTACCGGAGAATCGGTATAATCGCCGAAGAACATCACGTGATCGCCTCCGGCGCGTGTAGCGGCATAGTTTGGAATCTGCCCCACCGAGCGAGGAATGCTCACCGGCAAGCGACCGCTGGGATTCACTCTCCCGGTCAATACATCGGCCAGCCCGTTGCCACCCTCTTCTCCGGGGGGAAATAGCTGTAGCAGCGCGTTGGCTCTGCCGGCAATCTCTGTAAGCGTATGGACGCGCCCGCTGAGTACCACCACTACAACAGGTGTCCCCGTACTCGCAATCGCCTCGACCAGTTCCTCCTGCACACCGGTAAGATCGAGGCGAGTTGCGTCGTTCCCCTCGCCAACCGTCGCTGAACGCAGCAGACCGCTTCGTCCGGCGACCACAACGATTGCCAGTTCCGAATCGCGCGCCACTTTCACCGCTTCAACCAAGCCGCTGAGGTCGTCGCCCAGCACCTCACAACCCTTAGCGTAGCGCACCTCTACATCCTCCCCTAATGCTGCCCGCAGGCCGGCCAGCGGCGTAACATGTGGCGCGAAATATGGACCCGGCGCATAACTCCCGCGCGCTTTTGGAACGACCAGCCCCGTAGCCTCGAGATTTTCTGGCGCCTGGTAAATCATCTCAAGGTGCGAAGGATAGTGGTAATCGCCTTGCAGAAGCCGTTCGTCGTCCGCGCCCGGTCCGATAACCGCGATGCGCTTCACAGTAGGAGCAATTGGCAGCACTCCATCATTGCTCAGCAAAATGATCGACTCGGCAGCACCTTGACGGGCCAATGCGCGCTGTTCGGAAGTTTGAAAAACCGCGCCGGCAGCCTGCTCGTCAACATAGGGATTCTCGAAGAGTCCAAGCAGGAATTTGAGGCGCAGTACACGCCGCACCGCTGTATCAACAGCCCCAAGCGATACTCGTCCCGCCTCGATCTCAGCCCGCAATGGCGCCCCATAGCAGTCCATCGTTGGCAGTTCCATATCAAGCCCGGCCTGCAGAGCCATGCGAGCCGCCTCTCCAGGCGTTGCCGCCACATGATGGTGATCCATCAGCATCCTGACAGCCCCATAGTCCGCGACGACGACGCCATCAAAGCCCAGTTCCTCACGTAGCAAGTCATTCAGGATCGCAGGGCTTCCCGCGCAGGGAAGGCCGTCGACGGAAGTATAGGAGTTCATGACTGTAGCAAGTCCGGCATTGCGAATCACAGCGGCGAAAGGTTCGGCGTAGGTCTCCCGCAGCTCGCGTGGGCCTAGCTGGACAGGACCCCAGTTGCGCCCGCCTTCCGATAGAGCATAGCCAAGGAAGTGTTTCCCCGTAGCCGCGACTCCATTGGCAAGATCATTGCCCTGAAGCCCCTGAACGTAGGCTGTCCCTATTATCCCGGAAAGTACCGGGTCTTCGCCATAGGATTCCTCTACTCGTCCCCAGCGCGGGTCGCGTGCCACGTCCAGCACCGGAGCAAGCGCGTGCCGGGCGCCAACCGCCATCATCTGAGCACGGATGACCTCCGCCATTTGCTTCACAAGGGCGGGGTTCCACGTCGCGGCCAGCCCTATCCCCTGCGGAAATGTCGTCGCATCGCGATGGCAGAATCCGCCCGCGGACTCCTCATGAACGATGACAGGAATGCCAAGCCGCGTTTGTTCGACGGCAACACGTTGAATAGCGTTCATGAATGCCGCGCTTTCTCGCGGGCGCAGTCCCGTCGAGGCTCCAATGCGCGTAACTTGCCCAATGCCATGCGGCATCTTCTCGATGATCGTATCGGGATCAAGAACGCCCGTACTGACGAAAGCAGTACTCCACAGGCAGCCGAGTTGGGCCAGCTTCTCGTCGAGCGTCATCAGCGCCAGTAAGCTCTCGACTCGCTCCTCGACGGAAGCGCTCGCGTCGCGATAGGACAATGTAGTCAAATTTGAACTCCTCGTTATTTACTAAAGCCAGCAATCAGGCCGCTGAGTAACTGACGCCTCCCGAAAATGTACAGCAGGATGATGGGGACGGCGGAAAGGAAAACTGCCGCCAGGATTGCCGGTACATCGGTGGTAAACTGCCCCTGGAAGTTCCAGAGCGCCAGTGGCAGCACTCGCACATCCGGGCTTTGCGTCAACACGAGCGGGAACAGGAAACCGTTCCAGATCTGGATGGTCTCATAAATGATGACTGTGATCAATGCCGGTCGGCTCAGGGGAAGGACCAGCCCGCGTAAAATTCTAAAATCACTGGCCCCATCCAGAATCATCGACTCGTACAGCTCTTTCGGAATATCCCGGATGTACGTCACCAGCACAAGCACTGAGAGAGGAATACCGAAAGCCACCGAAGGGAGTATCAGCGCAAACAGCGTATCGTACAGGTGCATGTCACTAATCAGCGCGTAGATTGGTATAATCGTCGCTTGCAAGGGAATCGCCAGCCCTAATAAAAACAGGCGAAACAATACTTGCGTGAAGCGATTGCGAATCCGCGAAATGGCATAAGCCGCGAAAAGGGAGACGGCGACAATCAGCACAACACTGATAACCGTGACGAAAACGGAATTGGCGAAGTAAAGGCCAAAATCATTCTCCAGCGCATTCTGGTAATTCGCCAGCGTCGGATGCGCGGGCGGCAGCCAGGGGATATCGGTG
This sequence is a window from Ktedonobacteraceae bacterium. Protein-coding genes within it:
- a CDS encoding alpha/beta hydrolase, which codes for MTTNKDQRGNYAPVNGLELYYELHGSGEPLVMIPGSFGTIEAMGELVPQLAATRRVIAVELQGHGHTADIGRPLSYEWLADDIAALIRHLGLDKADIFGYSLGGGVALQTAIRHPEVVRKLVVASTAFKRDGWYPEDLVAMSAISPEGFAGTPIHDAYLRTSPRPEGWPGFVAKVRQLVTSDYDWTAGVAGIKAPTLILVGDADGVRLAHVLELFALLGGSQGDGDLAGLPRSSLAILPATTHVGWAPPYHGIMTRSYLLPMLTEFLDAPLQDGQVAADRGMEAL
- a CDS encoding glycoside hydrolase family 3 N-terminal domain-containing protein, which codes for MTTLSYRDASASVEERVESLLALMTLDEKLAQLGCLWSTAFVSTGVLDPDTIIEKMPHGIGQVTRIGASTGLRPRESAAFMNAIQRVAVEQTRLGIPVIVHEESAGGFCHRDATTFPQGIGLAATWNPALVKQMAEVIRAQMMAVGARHALAPVLDVARDPRWGRVEESYGEDPVLSGIIGTAYVQGLQGNDLANGVAATGKHFLGYALSEGGRNWGPVQLGPRELRETYAEPFAAVIRNAGLATVMNSYTSVDGLPCAGSPAILNDLLREELGFDGVVVADYGAVRMLMDHHHVAATPGEAARMALQAGLDMELPTMDCYGAPLRAEIEAGRVSLGAVDTAVRRVLRLKFLLGLFENPYVDEQAAGAVFQTSEQRALARQGAAESIILLSNDGVLPIAPTVKRIAVIGPGADDERLLQGDYHYPSHLEMIYQAPENLEATGLVVPKARGSYAPGPYFAPHVTPLAGLRAALGEDVEVRYAKGCEVLGDDLSGLVEAVKVARDSELAIVVVAGRSGLLRSATVGEGNDATRLDLTGVQEELVEAIASTGTPVVVVVLSGRVHTLTEIAGRANALLQLFPPGEEGGNGLADVLTGRVNPSGRLPVSIPRSVGQIPNYAATRAGGDHVMFFGDYTDSPVTPLFAFGHGLSYTSFVYSNLRIQAKTTTEPIEVSIQVGNSGERAGEEVVQLYYRDVVASVARPQRMLLGFARVALAPGQTRQVIFSVHPSRLAFYDACMRFVTEPGDFTFSIGGSSIDIRDEKTVTLDGPVAEYRQREIVDTKVTIE
- a CDS encoding carbohydrate ABC transporter permease, which translates into the protein MQVDTTSIEAVHRTEERALRWSRLWGMIPALLGIAWLVIAFFPILYMFMTSLRPQTDFFTDIPWLPPAHPTLANYQNALENDFGLYFANSVFVTVISVVLIVAVSLFAAYAISRIRNRFTQVLFRLFLLGLAIPLQATIIPIYALISDMHLYDTLFALILPSVAFGIPLSVLVLVTYIRDIPKELYESMILDGASDFRILRGLVLPLSRPALITVIIYETIQIWNGFLFPLVLTQSPDVRVLPLALWNFQGQFTTDVPAILAAVFLSAVPIILLYIFGRRQLLSGLIAGFSK